From the Rhodanobacter soli genome, one window contains:
- a CDS encoding ankyrin repeat domain-containing protein: MLPRIALLVAGFLLGGTAKGVEKPHPPLTLICPAQTALARTLAVHDAFDAPPAVNALIVNVIDGKLAQVRQQLDAMDTADAARWRQSALVIATYARNPAMVAGLLDGGALVDGQGALPDLKREVRDELLAEVKKDPKWATVDPAPKTARELDAVFLFDGRLDGPAATIAAQCGDLATLDVALDHHANLKARIPNSNDVMAMAVTADDPVIVKRLLDNGAAPSSTVGESADGLTTAIVQGNAAMVKLLLDHGADPCAEYRSRQQRLDAYQAKHHRPKRTLPSDAEIGRRQKLPDDLVAQLSCPELDKASASSL, from the coding sequence ATGCTGCCTCGCATAGCTCTGCTGGTCGCTGGATTTCTGCTAGGGGGCACCGCCAAGGGCGTTGAAAAACCTCACCCCCCGCTGACCCTCATTTGCCCAGCTCAGACCGCCTTGGCGCGCACGCTCGCCGTTCACGATGCCTTCGATGCGCCACCCGCCGTCAACGCGCTTATCGTCAATGTGATCGACGGCAAGTTGGCGCAGGTGCGCCAACAACTGGATGCTATGGATACCGCGGACGCTGCCCGTTGGCGGCAATCCGCCCTGGTCATCGCGACTTACGCCAGAAATCCCGCAATGGTGGCCGGCCTGCTGGACGGCGGTGCCTTGGTCGATGGTCAGGGAGCGCTGCCCGATCTCAAGCGCGAGGTTCGGGATGAGCTCCTGGCGGAAGTGAAGAAGGATCCCAAGTGGGCTACCGTCGACCCAGCTCCGAAGACAGCACGTGAACTGGATGCTGTTTTCCTGTTCGACGGCCGACTCGACGGCCCCGCGGCAACCATCGCCGCGCAGTGCGGCGACCTGGCGACACTCGACGTCGCGCTGGATCACCACGCCAACCTGAAGGCACGGATACCGAATAGCAACGATGTCATGGCCATGGCGGTGACCGCTGATGACCCGGTCATTGTCAAACGTCTGCTCGATAACGGCGCCGCCCCCTCGAGCACAGTGGGCGAATCCGCCGATGGGCTGACTACGGCCATCGTCCAAGGCAACGCGGCCATGGTGAAGCTCTTGCTCGACCATGGCGCCGATCCCTGCGCCGAATATCGAAGCCGCCAGCAACGGCTTGATGCCTACCAGGCCAAACATCACAGGCCGAAGAGGACATTGCCCAGCGATGCCGAGATAGGTCGCCGCCAGAAGCTGCCCGATGATCTGGTCGCCCAACTGAGCTGCCCTGAACTTGACAAGGCCAGCGCTTCTAGCCTTTGA